The following coding sequences are from one Beggiatoa alba B18LD window:
- a CDS encoding PilW family protein gives MDNGIMNMKSKQKGFSLIEIMVALTISLILLAGVLTIFASSKRTYSLQAELSTLQDNARFVMDDMTFGLRMSGYYGCSTRSPTNLNTGARIEVENNVAIKDATGVSTVSKNTASSISKSDALTIRYYGSNLTLNPASLDLLQTTSAASLGTVRENLLVEQNTINTAFANPNANSFTLDASSVKPAIDSTIVISDCGGSLAYKVASVTGNTVAVKDLDGSTTTFRRTYAWPIEVFTNVTDSVRYEVRGVDNNGDGDANDPEDGYTLYKTDPNCTVAANCNMIPFIEGVQNMQVRLGLDTTGDGVPNQYIEPTANVDANRIIAVKITLLMRTANKRFDLGDTTEAKFTLDPAVIYEPNATANLTNEIGYRHRLFTSVIRIRNS, from the coding sequence ATGGATAATGGTATTATGAACATGAAAAGCAAGCAAAAAGGCTTTAGCCTCATAGAAATTATGGTTGCTCTTACCATTAGTTTAATTTTATTGGCTGGGGTGTTAACCATTTTTGCAAGTAGTAAGCGGACTTACTCTTTACAGGCTGAGCTTTCAACGTTACAGGATAACGCTCGTTTTGTCATGGATGATATGACGTTTGGGTTACGTATGTCTGGGTATTATGGGTGTTCTACACGTTCACCAACGAACCTAAACACTGGAGCGCGTATCGAAGTAGAGAATAATGTTGCTATTAAAGATGCGACTGGTGTTAGTACTGTGAGTAAAAATACAGCAAGTAGTATTTCTAAATCTGATGCATTAACCATTCGTTATTATGGAAGTAATTTAACCTTAAATCCTGCTTCTCTAGATTTATTACAAACGACTAGTGCAGCATCTTTAGGAACGGTACGGGAAAATTTATTGGTAGAGCAGAATACTATTAACACGGCATTTGCAAATCCTAACGCAAATAGTTTTACGTTGGATGCCAGTAGTGTAAAGCCTGCGATAGATAGCACTATTGTCATTAGTGATTGTGGCGGTAGTTTGGCTTATAAGGTTGCAAGCGTTACGGGTAATACTGTTGCAGTAAAGGACTTGGACGGTTCAACGACAACATTCCGTAGAACTTATGCGTGGCCTATTGAGGTTTTTACAAATGTCACAGATTCAGTAAGGTATGAAGTGCGTGGTGTAGATAATAATGGGGATGGTGATGCAAATGACCCTGAGGATGGATACACGCTCTATAAGACTGATCCTAATTGTACGGTAGCCGCTAATTGCAACATGATTCCCTTTATTGAGGGTGTGCAAAATATGCAGGTGCGTTTGGGATTGGATACTACAGGGGATGGTGTTCCTAATCAGTATATTGAACCCACTGCAAATGTTGATGCTAATCGTATTATTGCTGTGAAAATAACTTTGTTGATGCGGACCGCTAATAAACGGTTTGATTTAGGGGATACAACAGAGGCTAAGTTTACGTTAGACCCTGCGGTGATTTATGAACCTAATGCAACAGCAAATCTGACTAATGAGATTGGCTACCGTCATCGCTTATTTACGAGTGTAATCCGCATTAGAAACAGTTAA
- a CDS encoding PilX N-terminal domain-containing pilus assembly protein, with amino-acid sequence MKTMDLFRHPTTLYGIRYRKQEQGAVLIVALLLLVVLTMLGVSALNSTKLQTREAANTAEYNRAFQVSELGVALPEREYGDVTNVEGLKIMDRISSPFDTAAEVVDFPSSSCTDTKPGPCWRTKDDLQRAATTDKYSLEFVTIRAPGTFTNLTGLSSTESFRVAHFINVSRGASKSQSGSTKPDITAPRVNLKGGMTRLVPATDGSLAFGDNP; translated from the coding sequence ATGAAAACCATGGATTTATTTAGACATCCGACAACGCTATATGGAATACGATATAGAAAACAAGAGCAAGGTGCTGTTTTAATTGTGGCTTTGTTATTGTTAGTTGTCTTAACGATGTTAGGCGTTAGTGCGTTAAATTCGACAAAACTCCAAACACGTGAAGCAGCAAATACGGCTGAATATAATCGTGCATTCCAAGTGTCTGAGTTAGGAGTTGCATTACCAGAGCGCGAATATGGGGATGTGACCAATGTAGAAGGTTTGAAAATTATGGACAGAATTTCCTCGCCATTTGATACAGCCGCTGAGGTGGTGGACTTTCCTAGTAGTTCTTGCACAGATACAAAACCTGGCCCTTGTTGGCGAACAAAAGATGATCTGCAACGTGCTGCAACAACAGATAAGTATTCATTGGAGTTTGTCACTATTCGCGCACCAGGGACATTTACTAACTTAACGGGGTTAAGTAGTACGGAAAGTTTTAGAGTAGCTCACTTTATTAATGTGAGTCGAGGAGCGAGTAAGAGTCAATCAGGTTCTACAAAACCAGATATTACTGCGCCACGTGTTAATTTAAAGGGAGGGATGACACGACTTGTACCAGCAACGGATGGGTCATTAGCATTTGGTGATAATCCATAA
- a CDS encoding LamG-like jellyroll fold domain-containing protein: MKRLKSVISAVLLSICSGFVSTSYADDTELYLRQAYTGSTETYPNILLILDRSGSMNYYDYNADGSLVDNPVGSGSAIKRIDMLKEALYQLLAEVTNVNIGLMSFTSGEGQIPVVFPITNVNTPVSDVTGENAGVATSTTYIGGPNDDAEERVGTASDTEAGKISLNDLVLDITRFASTTADDEPPVRSYVGCFTEASPTSTSSRDLAQSTLLQNSALTLDVCALHCQKQGYRFMGVQNSQYCRCGDTYGSKGFSSLCTSSADLCAGDNTQNCGDNGANAIWDLKATAVSPHNVKLNGGSSGTATGISGDSTMTDNVAGITFVDSLGAVAVPSYQTGKVNSSAVYFNGTGGHIRVNDAHSSFSTDDAPDLELGNTGTVAFWFKADSDAFTNDGVTFIAKGDTTGSTSSTYRALSVYYDKTNKKIVTAFVGNSVTLSSATISNPTGQWHHVAVTWDKTAKDIYIYVDGAVSASNTNTSYAYLSNINAGWNIGAAGITQESSTLLNRPFKGVMDEIVLSPTMWSASKVTAVYNSGNGYKLPVPSVTTTTGTTVVSGYDQKIGLRFDNVRVPQGAVITSAKLTFTTDEASFTPNTSVRVKVENVDNSSEITTTKNNISSRSYATTTYDWSLTQWTIPTVDPDNPDVPLISSYSTGDIKTLVQPIINRSGWCGGNAMTFMIESISGSPIRRALSYDDSPSYSPQLEIKFDASNTTGCVQQTLSYRITNSNDDAEEQLKTGGSADGSVFLTSPILEMTTTGTGSDLTERLVGLRFPSVALTRGQAIKKAELIFTSAPDTNVADSNNAKLEIVGEKGSATTFKSDVIGDLSNRTKTSNKVTQNISTTWNKGQSYTIDVTNVVEEAILATSWQTGSNMAFFISGSGLRQVASYDGERVDPTLVAPRLRIIVDQTGTSFSPPVRDRLVELIKQHTPSGGTPIVPTLYESFQYYMGGKVVNGQLNNGTSTSHVAATTKKSNVNYYVAPKSNVCSQNHVVLLTDGAANGNGAEAAVKTLTKKSSCQATFAPFNNRQNITLSSMTQYRTKFSSHELCGVDMAEYMNKTDVDPNIDGSNLTLHTIGLSLRNPFYNRSNGGNGAFGMYTVGDLGNVNVGGYSRGSDYQNSNCSTISSYYCNSGGAALEAYYYQEWTGMSPRDQAMETARKQAWDKHSEVKFVKKMQFTNNGVKEDFLRGTANRWVKQADNSYKWQSTEVKYYYILYEDLRESALSDMAIAYLYELAKQGGGDFYYTQSVESLLNAFRTIVAGAVTESATFAAPSISVSSFNRLYHRNEVYFASFKPQRTHRWAGNVKKYLICEDSSTGCSPGELLDANGQRAACDSNYETDDSSDANCIRYEEFAPGNIKSTASSFWGKNTCTKGNCTTGDGNVVTKGGAGVMVPSYSTRNIGTCLADSCTSMVSITDSSVVSALATANTLDNASASLLADWIRGKDVKDEDSNTVTDENRWAFADPLHSSPTSVTFGTASKYYTKLFVGTNDGLIHMINAEDGKEEWAFLPKELFGIQNALMLNKESLSRIYGVDSTAQFWINDNNQNGVIETASGDFVRMYIGMRRGGKNIYAFDLSYDGNGTVTPKLIWTIKGGTGDFSELAYTWSAPKVTAVNFGDKILVTLIFGGGFPGDVEGESNSGGNAIFIVNAKTGKLIWKGGSTIVNKPYTGYSTASGLNIPKMIYGIPSEISFMDSTGDNTTDRLYVGDLGGQVWRLDLSSFKDTAIKQPIVGLLAILSDVTDEKNARKFFYAPDVARVPTPDERFADAAFDAVTIGTGNRPNPLGRSIQDQFYVLRDNATTYESFRDARESDGTFKTCASTPTASVASDKKFCTITQTNLFDVTTDVIGTKYTGDNETAIQSELDALQNGRGWFINFNYDNGEKTLASPVVLDSKVYFTTYSPPFDPEAELKKGKVIICHYPPGNNSNAHTISIDESAWSAHQAHGDSLGACPNSICESSGDGTSFLYAVSLFTAVSAYGDERSREIKEGITSDISAMFLSNGDIRLISNDPDTANEGFSANGAANDALGIPLAVQPVNAGSINQITLTPTFWRQE, encoded by the coding sequence ATGAAACGCTTAAAATCTGTTATATCTGCGGTTCTGTTAAGCATTTGCTCAGGCTTTGTCAGTACAAGCTATGCAGATGATACAGAGCTCTACCTCAGACAGGCTTATACAGGCTCTACAGAAACGTATCCCAATATCCTGCTGATTTTAGATAGATCAGGTAGTATGAATTACTATGACTACAATGCTGATGGTTCGTTAGTTGATAATCCTGTTGGTTCTGGGAGCGCAATTAAACGGATTGATATGTTGAAAGAAGCTCTTTATCAATTATTGGCAGAGGTGACTAATGTCAACATTGGTTTAATGTCATTTACTTCAGGTGAAGGGCAAATTCCTGTTGTCTTTCCCATTACCAATGTTAATACCCCTGTTTCTGATGTAACAGGAGAAAATGCGGGGGTAGCGACATCAACGACTTATATTGGCGGGCCGAATGATGATGCTGAGGAGCGTGTCGGTACAGCAAGCGATACTGAAGCAGGTAAAATTTCTTTAAATGACCTTGTGTTAGATATTACTCGCTTTGCAAGTACAACGGCTGATGATGAGCCACCCGTTAGAAGTTATGTCGGGTGTTTTACTGAAGCGAGTCCAACATCTACAAGCAGTCGTGATTTAGCGCAATCAACTTTGTTACAAAATTCTGCTTTAACCCTAGATGTATGTGCGTTGCATTGTCAAAAGCAAGGCTATCGTTTTATGGGGGTACAAAACAGCCAATATTGTAGATGTGGTGATACTTATGGCTCTAAAGGTTTTTCAAGTCTATGTACCAGCAGTGCAGACCTTTGTGCGGGTGATAATACGCAAAACTGTGGTGATAATGGCGCTAATGCTATTTGGGACTTAAAAGCAACAGCTGTTTCTCCACATAATGTTAAGTTGAATGGGGGTTCTTCAGGGACAGCAACGGGTATTAGTGGTGATAGCACGATGACGGATAATGTCGCTGGTATCACTTTCGTTGATTCTTTAGGGGCTGTTGCAGTGCCTAGTTATCAAACAGGGAAAGTTAATAGTAGTGCGGTTTACTTTAATGGCACCGGTGGGCATATTCGTGTCAATGACGCTCATTCTTCTTTTTCCACAGACGACGCGCCTGATTTAGAACTGGGCAATACAGGAACTGTTGCATTTTGGTTTAAAGCGGATTCTGATGCTTTTACAAATGATGGCGTTACCTTTATCGCTAAAGGTGATACGACAGGTAGTACGAGTAGTACTTATAGAGCATTGTCTGTTTATTATGACAAAACTAATAAAAAGATTGTTACTGCTTTTGTGGGGAATTCCGTCACATTAAGTTCAGCGACTATCAGTAATCCAACAGGACAATGGCATCATGTTGCAGTCACATGGGATAAGACAGCTAAAGATATATATATTTATGTTGATGGTGCGGTATCTGCCAGCAACACAAATACTTCATATGCTTATCTTTCTAACATTAATGCAGGCTGGAACATTGGGGCTGCGGGGATTACCCAAGAAAGTAGCACACTCTTAAATCGTCCGTTTAAAGGGGTTATGGATGAAATTGTTCTAAGCCCAACAATGTGGAGTGCGTCTAAAGTAACTGCTGTTTATAACAGTGGTAATGGTTACAAGTTACCTGTCCCTAGTGTTACGACAACAACAGGAACAACGGTTGTATCAGGCTATGATCAAAAAATAGGCTTGCGTTTTGATAATGTCCGTGTTCCGCAAGGTGCGGTTATTACCAGTGCAAAACTGACCTTTACCACAGATGAAGCGTCATTTACACCGAATACCAGTGTCCGCGTCAAAGTTGAAAATGTCGATAATTCATCAGAAATTACGACAACCAAGAACAATATTTCATCTCGGTCTTACGCAACAACAACATACGATTGGAGTTTAACACAATGGACAATTCCAACGGTTGATCCTGATAATCCAGATGTACCATTGATTTCTAGTTATAGTACAGGGGATATCAAGACCTTAGTACAGCCAATTATTAATCGTTCAGGCTGGTGCGGTGGCAATGCCATGACCTTTATGATTGAGTCTATTTCAGGTAGCCCAATTCGTCGCGCCTTGTCTTATGACGATTCACCCAGTTATTCGCCACAACTCGAAATCAAGTTCGATGCCAGCAATACCACAGGTTGCGTGCAACAAACACTTTCTTATCGGATTACCAATAGCAATGATGATGCAGAAGAGCAATTGAAAACAGGCGGAAGTGCCGATGGTTCTGTATTCCTTACCAGCCCGATTTTAGAAATGACGACAACAGGGACAGGGAGTGACTTAACAGAGCGTTTGGTTGGTTTACGCTTCCCCAGTGTTGCTTTAACACGTGGACAAGCCATTAAAAAGGCAGAATTAATTTTCACTTCTGCGCCTGATACGAATGTTGCAGATAGCAATAATGCGAAATTAGAAATTGTGGGGGAAAAAGGGAGTGCTACTACGTTTAAGTCTGATGTTATTGGCGATTTAAGCAATCGGACTAAAACCAGTAATAAAGTAACACAAAACATTAGCACCACTTGGAATAAAGGGCAATCCTATACCATTGATGTGACTAATGTTGTAGAAGAAGCGATATTAGCAACCTCATGGCAAACGGGTAGCAATATGGCGTTCTTTATCTCTGGTTCTGGTTTAAGACAAGTGGCTTCTTATGATGGGGAACGTGTTGATCCCACGTTAGTAGCCCCACGTCTCAGAATTATTGTTGACCAAACAGGAACAAGTTTTTCTCCGCCTGTTCGTGATCGCTTAGTTGAATTGATTAAACAACATACGCCGAGTGGTGGCACACCTATTGTCCCAACACTTTATGAGTCATTTCAGTACTATATGGGTGGTAAAGTTGTTAATGGTCAATTGAATAATGGCACTTCAACCAGTCATGTTGCAGCAACCACGAAAAAAAGTAATGTCAATTACTATGTTGCCCCTAAATCTAATGTCTGCTCTCAAAACCATGTTGTTTTATTAACAGACGGCGCGGCAAATGGGAATGGGGCTGAAGCAGCTGTCAAAACCTTGACGAAAAAGAGTAGTTGTCAAGCTACCTTTGCACCGTTTAACAATCGTCAAAATATTACGTTGTCTAGTATGACCCAATACAGAACTAAATTCTCCTCTCATGAATTATGCGGGGTTGATATGGCTGAGTACATGAATAAGACAGACGTAGATCCTAATATTGATGGTTCTAATTTAACCTTACATACCATTGGGTTAAGTTTAAGAAACCCATTCTATAATAGATCCAATGGTGGCAATGGTGCATTTGGTATGTACACGGTTGGTGATTTAGGCAATGTCAACGTCGGTGGGTATTCACGCGGCTCTGACTATCAAAATTCTAATTGCAGTACCATATCATCTTACTATTGCAATAGTGGTGGTGCGGCTCTTGAAGCCTATTACTATCAAGAATGGACTGGCATGTCTCCACGTGACCAAGCAATGGAAACAGCCCGTAAACAAGCATGGGATAAACACTCTGAAGTTAAATTTGTTAAGAAAATGCAGTTTACCAATAATGGTGTTAAAGAAGACTTCCTCCGTGGAACAGCAAACCGCTGGGTAAAACAAGCAGACAATTCTTATAAGTGGCAGAGTACAGAAGTAAAATACTACTACATATTGTATGAAGACTTACGAGAATCTGCGCTGAGTGATATGGCGATTGCATACTTGTATGAACTTGCAAAACAAGGCGGGGGAGACTTCTACTATACACAAAGCGTGGAATCCTTACTGAATGCGTTCCGTACTATTGTGGCAGGTGCTGTCACTGAAAGTGCTACGTTTGCCGCGCCTAGTATTTCTGTCAGTTCATTTAACCGCTTATATCATCGTAATGAAGTTTACTTTGCATCCTTCAAACCACAACGGACACATCGTTGGGCAGGTAATGTGAAGAAATATCTCATTTGTGAAGATAGCTCTACAGGTTGTAGCCCAGGTGAATTACTGGATGCAAATGGTCAACGTGCTGCATGTGATTCAAATTATGAAACAGATGATAGTTCTGATGCAAATTGTATCCGTTATGAAGAATTTGCTCCTGGTAATATCAAGAGTACAGCAAGCAGTTTCTGGGGAAAGAACACTTGTACAAAAGGTAATTGCACAACAGGTGACGGTAACGTTGTGACTAAAGGCGGGGCTGGTGTCATGGTTCCCTCTTATTCCACACGGAATATAGGTACTTGTTTAGCAGATAGTTGCACAAGTATGGTTTCTATCACTGATTCCAGTGTTGTTAGTGCCTTAGCAACAGCGAATACCTTAGATAATGCATCAGCGAGTTTGTTAGCTGATTGGATTCGGGGTAAAGATGTCAAAGACGAAGATTCAAATACAGTCACTGATGAAAATCGTTGGGCATTTGCCGACCCGTTACATAGCAGTCCGACTTCTGTCACATTTGGAACAGCCTCTAAGTACTACACAAAATTATTTGTGGGTACAAACGATGGGCTTATCCATATGATTAATGCAGAGGATGGAAAGGAAGAATGGGCATTCTTACCAAAAGAATTATTTGGTATTCAAAATGCCTTAATGCTCAACAAAGAAAGCTTAAGCCGCATTTACGGGGTTGATAGCACTGCACAATTCTGGATTAATGACAATAATCAAAATGGTGTGATTGAAACAGCCAGTGGTGATTTTGTCAGAATGTACATTGGGATGCGTCGTGGTGGTAAAAATATCTACGCATTTGACTTAAGTTATGATGGTAATGGCACTGTGACACCTAAATTGATATGGACGATTAAAGGGGGTACAGGCGATTTCTCTGAATTAGCTTATACATGGTCAGCACCTAAAGTAACGGCGGTTAATTTCGGTGATAAAATCCTTGTGACCTTAATCTTTGGCGGTGGTTTTCCTGGTGATGTTGAGGGAGAAAGCAATTCAGGTGGTAATGCTATCTTCATCGTCAATGCCAAAACAGGCAAGTTAATTTGGAAAGGGGGTTCAACAATCGTTAACAAGCCTTATACCGGCTACTCAACAGCCAGCGGTCTTAATATTCCGAAGATGATTTATGGGATTCCCTCTGAAATTTCCTTCATGGATAGCACTGGCGATAATACGACAGACCGCTTATATGTTGGCGATTTAGGCGGACAAGTTTGGCGGTTGGATTTAAGCAGCTTTAAGGATACCGCTATCAAACAACCCATTGTCGGACTCTTAGCCATACTCAGCGATGTAACGGATGAGAAAAATGCCCGTAAATTCTTTTACGCGCCTGATGTTGCTCGTGTACCAACGCCTGATGAACGCTTTGCGGATGCCGCATTTGATGCTGTTACAATTGGCACAGGTAATCGTCCTAACCCCTTAGGGCGTTCAATCCAAGACCAATTCTATGTTTTACGTGATAACGCGACAACTTATGAAAGCTTCAGAGATGCCCGTGAATCTGATGGGACATTTAAAACATGTGCAAGCACACCCACCGCATCGGTTGCATCAGATAAAAAGTTCTGCACCATCACGCAAACTAATTTGTTTGATGTCACAACAGATGTGATTGGCACAAAATACACAGGTGATAATGAAACCGCGATTCAATCTGAATTGGATGCCTTACAAAATGGTAGAGGGTGGTTCATCAACTTTAACTATGACAATGGTGAAAAGACCTTAGCGTCACCTGTTGTGTTAGATAGTAAAGTATATTTCACGACCTACTCACCGCCCTTTGACCCTGAAGCAGAGCTGAAGAAAGGTAAAGTTATTATTTGTCACTACCCACCGGGTAATAATAGCAATGCCCACACCATCTCTATTGATGAATCTGCATGGTCAGCTCACCAAGCGCATGGTGACTCATTAGGCGCGTGCCCAAATTCAATTTGTGAATCCAGTGGTGATGGTACAAGCTTCTTGTACGCGGTCAGCTTATTTACCGCTGTCTCTGCATACGGAGATGAACGTTCTCGAGAAATTAAAGAAGGGATTACTTCTGATATTTCAGCCATGTTCTTATCCAATGGTGATATTCGTCTCATCTCTAACGACCCTGATACTGCCAATGAAGGCTTTAGTGCCAATGGAGCAGCTAATGATGCATTGGGTATTCCATTAGCGGTTCAACCTGTCAATGCAGGGTCAATTAATCAAATTACCCTAACCCCCACTTTCTGGCGACAAGAATAG